The Saccharomycodes ludwigii strain NBRC 1722 chromosome II, whole genome shotgun sequence genome window below encodes:
- the LIP2 gene encoding lipoyl(octanoyl) transferase LIP2 (similar to Saccharomyces cerevisiae YLR239C | LIP2 | LIPoyl ligase), translating into MLLRSLLNNNHTKPTASSVSVVTKCLSRFNSSSTPKIACSTSSKTHPTEESSKVLRHLHFSKPGIPFNNGLEIQEQIVRAQLDMKKIESGIYKRLNELHKNNLDVNSYEKELLKNILDMKPNPVILTFEFESTYTAGKRVRKQITEAEIKAYENFRPQGSSLSESPTKFIQLDRGGQITYHGPGQMVAFMIFDLKSFNNFPARCFVNGIEEATINCFDQLGIKAERTKNTGVWSKTNAGKLASIGVHVRRNITSHGVCINVSPNLDYLNHFVMCGLPDAKATSIAELQPKGDKTPSVDEIAMLFTNKMAKVLGINKVERILIDSHTLE; encoded by the coding sequence ATGTTACTACGTTCGCTCCTTAATAACAATCATACCAAACCAACCGCATCAAGTGTCTCTGTTGTTACAAAATGCTTGTCTCGTTTTAATTCCAGTTCCACACCAAAAATAGCATGTAGTACTTCCAGTAAAACACATCCTACAGAAGAAAGCTCCAAAGTTTTGCGTCATTTACATTTTTCTAAGCCTGGTATACCGTTCAATAATGGCTTAGAAATACAAGAACAAATTGTTCGAGCCCAATTggatatgaaaaaaatcgAGTCTGGAATTTACAAAAGGTTAAATGAActacataaaaataacctTGATGTAAATAGTtatgaaaaagaattattaaagaatATTCTAGATATGAAACCAAATCCAGTAATCTTGACTTTTGAATTTGAATCAACTTATACTGCTGGTAAAAGAGTTCGTAAACAAATTACAGAAGCTGAGATTAAGGCCTATGAAAATTTTAGGCCCCAAGGATCTTCGTTATCTGAAAGCCCGACAAAGTTTATACAACTAGATAGGGGCGGTCAAATTACTTATCATGGGCCTGGTCAAATGGTTGCCTTTATGATTTTCGATTTAAAgtcatttaataatttcccCGCTAGATGTTTTGTTAATGGTATTGAAGAAGCTACCATAAATTGTTTTGATCAGCTAGGTATAAAAGCTGAAAGAACCAAAAATACAGGGGTATGGTCCAAGACAAACGCTGGGAAATTGGCTAGTATTGGAGTTCATGTTAGAAGGAACATCACTTCTCATGGCGTTTGTATAAATGTATCTCCCAATTtggattatttaaatcatttCGTAATGTGTGGGTTACCTGATGCTAAAGCAACTTCAATAGCTGAACTACAACCAAAGGGTGACAAGACACCTAGTGTAGATGAGATAGCAATGCTGTTTACTAACAAGATGGCCAAGGTTTTGGGTATTAATAAAGTTGAAAGAATACTAATAGATTCACACACTTTAGAATAA
- a CDS encoding uncharacterized protein (similar to Saccharomyces cerevisiae YLR238W | FAR10 | Factor ARrest (paralog of YDR200C | VPS64)) codes for MGRRTRSNSSSNGSALSVGNGNVNAKTTNNNNSNTSNKINNHPQPDDKSIVQPRNRFTNIMILKSLNNTFETKFLVIPFKPDVLKLGRPVANNNNNNNNNNNNNNNNSNNSNNSNNNNNVNNNNNNTNTNNTNNNQQKLNDQVRPDNGNFDSRILSRNHASLTCDPTTSKIFIRDLKSSNGTFVNGNRITPNTDVELKIGDILDLGTDIDTKFEHRKISALVDDISVIPLVDDDSNAEDISGTTTAAQRAAFEAAMFGDINNEILNEEIWGNETELLSGIFINNSIGTSPHFINLVKILNQEIALEKLETEKLKSMEQFLLNYTANLEHLNKLRIEKNDLSLMQLQNNLKTKMKQKYESLVKDQQEKLINSVLENENLHKKIRSLENEEIDKLKLEIDDLKTRLQVEKYKNEELQIHQFNNNCSDGHTTSNENNINTINTAEKTTSVSNTAPQEKQHSRQESKEDEKGNYTDEKLVATKEQTTNASLSSNLHLEGNHNDQKVVKYAKAAKKVNEPPNDQKKHTGGNPVYLVSVGIIGIAAATVAYSKNYI; via the coding sequence atgggGAGAAGGACAAGATCAAATAGCAGTAGTAATGGAAGTGCCCTATCGGTAGGTAATGGTAATGTTAATGCAAAAACAAcgaacaataacaatagcaaTACTAGTAATAAGATAAATAATCATCCTCAACCAGATGATAAGTCAATTGTCCAACCACGAAATAGGTTCACTAATATAATGATTCTTAAATCATTAAACAATACATTTGAAACTAAATTTTTGGTTATTCCATTTAAACCGGATGTATTAAAATTAGGTAGACCAGTTgcaaacaacaacaacaacaacaacaacaacaacaacaacaacaacaacaacagcaacaacagcaacaacagcaacaataacaacaatgttaataataacaacaacaacactaacaccaacaacactaataataaccaaCAAAAACTAAATGATCAAGTTCGTCCAGATAACGGTAACTTTGATTCCAGAATTTTATCAAGAAATCATGCTTCATTAACTTGTGATCCAACAACAAGTAAGATATTCATTCGCGATTTGAAATCGTCTAATGGCACTTTCGTTAACGGTAATAGAATAACTCCAAATACAGATGTAGAACTAAAAATAGGTGATATACTTGACCTAGGTACTGATATAGATACAAAATTTGAACATCGGAAAATTAGTGCGTTAGTAGATGATATTTCTGTTATCCCATTAGTCGATGATGATTCAAATGCAGAAGATATAAGCGGTACTACTACTGCAGCACAGAGAGCAGCATTTGAAGCAGCAATGTTTGGTGATATAAACAATGAGATTTTAAACGAAGAAATTTGGGGTAACGAAACAGAACTTTTAAGTggtattttcattaataattcaataGGAACTTCTCCTCATTTCATTAATcttgttaaaattttaaaccaAGAAATAGCattagaaaaattagaaactgaaaagttgaaaagtatggaacaatttttattaaattataccGCCAATTTAGaacatttaaataaattaagaatagaaaaaaatgatttatcattaatgcagttacaaaataatttgaaaaccAAGATGAAGCAAAAATATGAAAGCTTAGTAAAGGATCAAcaggaaaaattaattaactCAGTATTGGAGAATGAAAatttacataaaaaaatccGATCAttggaaaatgaagaaatagataaattgaaattagAAATAGATGATTTAAAAACCAGATTGCAAgtagaaaaatataaaaacgAAGAGCTTCAGATACATcaatttaataacaattgtAGCGACGGTCATACCACTAGTAAcgaaaacaatattaacaCTATAAATACTGCTGAAAAGACTACTAGTGTTAGTAACACTGCTCCTCAAGAAAAGCAACATTCCAGGCAAGAATCAAAAGAGGACGAGAAGGGAAATTACACTGATGAGAAGTTAGTTGCCACTAAAGAACAAACCACAAATGCGTCTTTGTCCTCGAACCTTCATCTAGAGGGAAACCATAATGATCAAAAAGTTGTTAAGTATGCTAAAGCTgctaaaaaagttaatgaGCCTCCTAATGACCAAAAGAAACATACGGGTGGTAACCCAGTATATTTAGTTTCTGTTGGCATTATAGGAATAGCAGCAGCCACAGTAGCATATTCTAAAAACTACATCTAA
- the SPC19 gene encoding Spc19p (similar to Saccharomyces cerevisiae YDR201W | SPC19 | Spindle Pole Component): MSNYAQINEGINIELSKCLESLTATVTTLKNLETSIQNDKCFMAYKTHRVFQLLPEFDVHKAKLDAIETIDPLVNKIESKIEQALNRLERERITLQQTYELNKLRTNTNTKNNDPGSNNIANTVIMSSSTPQELAKLKELKAEREKLLKDLQDLNND, from the coding sequence ATGAGCAACTATGCCCAGATTAATGAGGGGATAAATATCGAATTGTCTAAATGTTTAGAAAGCTTAACTGCAACAGTTActacattaaaaaatttagaaactTCTATTCAAAATGACAAATGCTTTATGGCCTATAAAACACACAGAGTTTTCCAATTATTACCTGAATTTGACGTGCACAAGGCAAAACTAGATGCTATTGAGACAATAGATCCTTTGGTTAACAAAATTGAAAGTAAAATTGAACAAGCCTTGAATAGattagaaagagaaagaattACACTACAGCAAACTtatgaattaaataaattacgTACCAATACCAATACGAAAAACAACGACCctggtagtaataatatcgCTAACACTGTTATAATGAGTTCCTCAACGCCACAAGAGTTGGCCAAactaaaagaattaaaagcAGAACGGGAAAAATTACTCAAAGATCTACAAGATTTGAATAATGATTAG
- the RAV2 gene encoding Rav2p (similar to Saccharomyces cerevisiae YDR202C | RAV2 | Regulator of (H+)-ATPase in Vacuolar membrane) — MTTKLYPNDYFGTTIPDINHELDWLIKEIIKPQLPDLTDTLETCLQLLTSEQTFKLPITNKDHPNSLGELKGTLTRQSGYIIDYQLKFFFPDFHRGKTFYLSNRDESNKDIITGKKILLQQLSDTIENIKTLIEILETLQDIKNPNQFKKVFQKLNNIFKETCSLLNNPSKNLLFPNFALPLLPQLTSAHHVVVPEIIVLQNELHLEFRCLENCQRKPWSEIDATGKSLTDRIKQDLVTNRQYNLSQLLSSQQASTRYNDLKIVEPSFFHNLAASTNNNNTEFTMQEIQNYLTQCVTYQNKVYLDLGKIICTTSDPYLISVCSKLQSLNSTISNHYSNLVDL, encoded by the coding sequence ATGACCACTAAATTATACCCCAATGATTATTTTGGAACTACCATCCCAGATATTAACCATGAATTGGATTGgttaattaaagaaattattaaacCGCAATTACCTGATTTAACCGATACTTTAGAAACCTGTTTACAATTACTTACCAGTGAACAGACATTCAAATTGCCCATAACAAACAAAGACCATCCAAATTCTCTGGGTGAATTAAAAGGAACTTTAACCAGACAAAGTGGGTATATTATAGATTACCaacttaaattttttttcccagaTTTCCATAGGGGCAAAACTTTCTATCTAAGTAACCGTGATGAAAGCAATAAGGATATTATTACaggtaaaaaaattctattGCAACAACTGAGCGATACtatagaaaatattaaaactttaataGAAATTTTAGAAACGTTGcaagatataaaaaaccctaatcaatttaaaaaagtgtttcaaaaattaaataacatttttaaagaaaccTGCTCTTTATTGAATAATCCATCTAAAAATCTGTTATTCCCCAATTTTGCTTTACCACTTTTGCCCCAACTAACCAGTGCTCATCATGTGGTAGTTCCCGAAATCATCGTATTACAGAACGAATTGCATCTAGAATTCCGGTGTTTAGAGAACTGCCAACGGAAACCATGGAGTGAAATAGACGCAACAGGTAAATCTCTAACAGATAGGATAAAACAAGACCTAGTCACGAATAGACAATATAATTTATCACAATTATTATCCTCCCAGCAAGCATCAACTAGATATaatgatttgaaaatagtAGAACCTAGTTTTTTCCACAATTTGGCGGCttcaacaaataataacaatacagAATTTACAATGCAAGAAATACAAAACTATTTAACCCAGTGTGTTACTTATCAAAACAAAGTTTATCTAGATTTGGGCAAAATAATATGCACCACCAGTGATCCGTATTTGATAAGTGTCTGTAGTAAACTACAATCATTGAATTCCACAATATCTAATCATTATTCAAATCTTGTAGATCTTTGA
- the COQ4 gene encoding ubiquinone biosynthesis protein COQ4 (similar to Saccharomyces cerevisiae YDR204W | COQ4 | COenzyme Q) yields MLAKKSVLKVAALAKNPQPPLISRTFITQAVITGLASHFIFGKDAQLADNIENGKYSNPSTKSNDTTSIDLFKRPMEPQYDGHVPLYLHEKFLMYLVSSAKSYYHPEDGINIVQLGESTAIPCCLENLKQIMLKDDVGRRILRERPNISSETLEAFRGSNLPPNSVGMTYFKWLDKEGVGPDTRAPVQYIDDPDHAYIFKRYRQCHDFYHAINDLPINIEGEITVKCLEACNIGIPMAIMGSIFAPFRLKKAQKERLYDIYLPWAVKQGLNSKPLINVYWEEIMHKDVNEVRESLGISKPPDLRALRKEQRRLRKELKIRYER; encoded by the coding sequence ATGCTGGCTAAAAAATCTGTTTTAAAAGTAGCTGCCTTGGCAAAAAATCCACAACCACCATTAATATCACGTACCTTTATTACCCAAGCTGTTATTACTGGGTTAGCATCCCATTTTATCTTTGGAAAAGATGCTCAATTAGCTGacaatattgaaaatggCAAATATTCCAATCCCTCGACAAAGAGCAATGACACCACTTCAATTGACTTATTTAAAAGACCAATGGAGCCACAATATGATGGTCATGTTCCATTATACTTGCATGAAAAATTCTTGATGTACTTAGTTTCATCAGCTAAGTCATATTATCATCCTGAAGATGGCATTAACATTGTTCAATTGGGTGAGTCAACTGCTATTCCCTGTTgtttggaaaatttaaagCAGATTATGTTAAAAGACGATGTTGGAAGAAGAATATTACGTGAAAGACCAAATATTTCCAGTGAAACTTTGGAAGCTTTTAGAGGATCCAATTTACCCCCCAATAGTGTAGGTATGACATATTTTAAATGGTTGGATAAAGAAGGTGTTGGCCCTGATACAAGAGCGCCTGTTCAATACATTGACGACCCAGATCACGcctatattttcaaaagataTAGACAATGTCATGATTTTTACCATGCTATAAATGATTTACCCATCAATATTGAGGGCGAAATTACTGTCAAGTGTCTAGAGGCTTGTAATATTGGTATTCCAATGGCCATAATGGGCTCAATTTTTGCTCCATTCAGATTGAAAAAAGctcaaaaagaaagattgTATGATATTTATCTACCTTGGGCTGTCAAACAAGGTTTAAACAGTAAACCTTTGATTAATGTTTACTGGGAAGAGATTATGCATAAGGATGTAAATGAAGTTCGAGAGAGTTTAGGTATTTCTAAACCGCCAGATTTAAGGGCATTGAGAAAGGAACAAAGGCGTTTGAggaaagaattaaaaattaggTATGAACGATAA
- the MSC2 gene encoding metal cation transporter MSC2 (similar to Saccharomyces cerevisiae YDR205W | MSC2 | Meiotic Sister-Chromatid recombination) yields the protein MLSLFLACIPVLLSFPTVLLSSDLLVVLLPSTTSRDNILTLWLIKFISLPLFLTFITLLLSRLISGNFRKQKINPQFFIIIFLTYSFNAFCGPIQTSIYTILLFFQLISIKNISFLWSIPQLLISGTISYLNDNYTNAINNSPENNSNLQYLYKTGIISFLYIVHWGYCSSKNFPALNKLRLNSNTMGSHNLSKNNGKIWWVSFILSIIITAVYIYFFKPQFELKLSMLFVYFGSLFILILGSQDLASYFFQGSSTNASQTIEDSNVTSNYTVNKYKACYITFAVGFMAMNLQFLSFKSISKTFYGDILVFVFILYSSYISQFFDLNWKKSVSSKNSNNNNNNNKDANGYNISGATNDTSCNKDEHESLYDENKNMFLQLARTPKTRSIFSFLLLNTSFMFVQMLYSFRSKSLGLLSDSLHMALDCTSLFLGLCAGVLSKKPPNQQYPLGFRYLETLAGFTNGVLLVGIVSAILVEAVERIFNRPVDIRDTNELLIVSILGLFVNLVGLVAFDHHHGSGDNMRGIFLHILADTLGSVGVVFSTILTKIFKLSIFDPIASIMIALLILVSSIPLLKSTTSVLLLKLDDKNHNLVKEALNTIQTTPGICGYTTPRFWENTIEQQSAHTHSHDHSHNECHEDEHKHETDFVNSHAHEHSHEETHEHSHGETHEHSHGETHEHSHEETHEHSHEETHEHSHEETHEHSHEETHEHSHEETHEHSHQHCPDNSIEHKDFGAHNCSHEASQTSTKMENDAKLCGYIHIQCLENENTTIIRKRVEKIFEECKIAAYIQVEKQSSPCWCRKN from the coding sequence ATGttgtctttatttttagcatGCATCCCAGTCCTTTTATCCTTTCCTACGGTTTTGTTATCATCAGATCTATTAGTTGTACTACTGCCATCAACAACAAGTAGGGACAACATTTTAACTTTATGGTTAATAAAATTCATATCCTtgcctctttttttaacctTTATAACTTTGTTACTATCTAGATTAATTTCAGGAAATTtcagaaaacaaaaaatcaatcctcagtttttcattatcatttttttaacttattCCTTCAATGCATTTTGTGGCCCAATCCAGACTTCAATTTATaccatattattatttttccaattaatatctataaaaaacatttcttttttatggAGTATTCCTCAGCTTCTAATAAGTGGTACAATTTCATATTTAAATGACAATTACACTAATGCTATCAACAATAGCCCGGAAAACAATTCAAATTTGCAGTATCTATACAAAACCGGTATAATATCTTTCCTATACATTGTTCACTGGGGTTACTGTTCCTCCAAAAATTTTCCAGCATTGAATAAGTTGAGACTGAATAGTAATACTATGGGCAGTCACAATCTCTCGAAAAATAACGGCAAAATTTGGTGGgtttcatttattttatctattATAATAACGGCTGTctatatttacttttttaaaccCCAATTTGAGTTGAAGTTATCAATgctatttgtttattttggaTCATTATTCATTCTCATACTTGGATCACAGGATTTGgcatcatatttttttcaggGAAGCTCCACCAACGCTTCCCAGACAATTGAAGATTCCAATGTCACTAGTAATTACACcgttaataaatataaagcTTGTTACATTACCTTTGCTGTTGGATTCATGGCCATGAATTTACagtttttatcttttaaaagtatttcCAAAACATTTTATGGTGATATTTTGGTTTTCGTTTTCATTCTATACAGCTCTTATATTTcacaattttttgatttaaattggaaaaaaagcGTATCCTCcaaaaatagcaataataataacaacaacaataaggATGCTAATGGTTACAACATTAGTGGGGCTACTAACGACACTAGTTGCAATAAAGATGAGCATGAGTCTCTTTACGacgaaaataaaaatatgtttttacAATTGGCAAGAACACCAAAAACAAGatctattttttcatttttattactaaatACATCTTTTATGTTCGTTCAAATGTTATACTCATTCAGATCAAAATCTTTGGGATTGTTAAGTGATTCATTACACATGGCTTTAGATTGTACCTCCTTGTTTTTAGGGCTATGTGCTGGCGTTTTAAGTAAAAAGCCACCTAATCAACAATACCCGCTAGGATTTAGGTATTTAGAGACTTTAGCAGGATTTACTAATGGTGTATTATTAGTCGGGATCGTATCTGCAATTTTGGTAGAAGCGGTTGAACGTATTTTCAATAGACCTGTCGATATCAGAGATACAAATGAATTATTGATTGTTTCTATATTGGGGTTATTTGTTAATCTTGTTGGATTAGTGGCATTTGATCACCACCATGGTTCTGGGGATAATATGAGAGGCatttttttacatattTTGGCTGACACTTTAGGTTCTGTTGGTGTTGTTTTCTCCACTATATTAaccaaaattttcaaattatctATTTTTGACCCAATCGCCAGTATTATGATtgctttattaattttagttAGTTCGAttccattattaaaatccACTACTTCCGTTTTACTATTGAAATTAGATGATAAAAATCACAATTTAGTTAAAGAAGCATTAAATACAATTCAGACTACTCCAGGTATTTGTGGTTATACTACCCCTAGATTTTGGGAAAATACCATAGAACAGCAATCTGCACATACTCATTCACACGACCATTCTCACAATGAGTGTCATGAAGATGAACACAAGCATGAGACTGATTTTGTAAATAGTCATGCTCATGAACATAGCCATGAAGAAACTCATGAACATAGCCATGGAGAAACTCATGAACATAGCCATGGAGAAACTCATGAACATAGCCATGAAGAAACTCATGAACATAGCCATGAAGAAACTCATGAACATAGCCATGAAGAAACTCATGAACATAGCCATGAAGAAACTCATGAACATAGCCATGAAGAAACTCATGAACATAGCCATCAACACTGTCCTGATAATAGTATTGAACATAAAGATTTTGGTGCACACAACTGCTCTCATGAAGCATCGCAAACATCCACAAAGATGGAGAATGATGCTAAATTATGTGGGTACATTCATATTCAATGcttagaaaatgaaaatactACCATCATAAGGAAGAGGGTAGAAAAAATCTTTGAAGAGTGTAAAATAGCTGCGTATATTCAAGTCGAAAAACAGTCATCACCCTGTTGGTGTCGTAAAAATTAG
- the TOP3 gene encoding DNA topoisomerase 3 (similar to Saccharomyces cerevisiae YLR234W | TOP3 | TOPoisomerase), which yields MKVVCVAEKNSIAKQVATILSGGNFHTRNSLDKYIKNYDFRCNQFPFTSANSNFYVEVTMTSVKGHISSLGFEGSEDRGGPYSWGNCDPIELYSAPVINSFNFRNVIQSIYKECRDADYLMIWTDCDREGEYIGWEIYMAANYGTNNWNIRMNTTTTAGQPKFNESNTFRAIFSHLERSHIINATRNPKKLDQKSIDAVSARMEIDLRAGLSFTRFLTNFFQNNKLVDAKVVVSYGPCQFPTLGFVVDRDDRIEKFVPENFWYLEISIKRDNTDGGQIKLQWKRGHLFDRLIVYTIYEHCVETGGATAKVTNIVSKPTSKYRPLPLTTVELQKNCAKFFKMSAKRSLDAAEYLYQKGFLSYPRTETDIFPQTMDLKALVEQQKNDVRFRNYASNLLSEDYETSTGNKFSWPRQGSHDDKAHPPIHPIASCSTENLTADQKTVYEYVTRHFLACCSQDAKGHQTSIEVQWATEFFKTTGITVLARNFLEIYPYISWKSTAELPELHMGDTVDLLDTDMKSGSTSAPQPMTESELILLMDANGIGTDATIADHIEKIKGREYIRPEKSGKQTYLRSTKLGKALVHGFEEIGLEDSFAKPFLRREMENDLKLICSGNKFKRAVVQDMVERYLNYYNITQINKRTLLSVFNRFNG from the coding sequence ATGAAAGTTGTTTGTGTAGCTGAGAAAAATTCTATAGCAAAGCAAGTTGCTACAATATTAAGTGGCGGGAATTTTCATACAAGAAATTCACTGGATAaatacattaaaaattatgatTTCAGATGCAACCAGTTTCCCTTTACAAGTGCCAACAGCAATTTCTATGTAGAAGTTACAATGACTAGTGTTAAGGGCCATATTAGCAGTCTGGGCTTTGAAGGCAGTGAAGACAGAGGTGGTCCATATTCTTGGGGTAATTGTGATCCAATTGAATTGTATTCTGCACCAGTTATAaatagttttaattttaggaATGTTATTCAAAGTATTTACAAAGAATGTAGGGATGCTGACTATTTAATGATTTGGACCGATTGTGATAGAGAAGGTGAGTATATTGGATGGGAGATCTATATGGCAGCAAACTATGGAACCAATAATTGGAATATAAGAATGAATACTACAACTACTGCAGGACAACCAAAATTTAATGAAAGCAATACATTTAGAGCCATTTTTTCACATTTAGAGAGGTCTCATATTATAAACGCCACTAGGAACCCTAAAAAATTAGATCAAAAATCCATAGATGCTGTAAGTGCTAGGATGGAAATTGATTTAAGGGCAGGCTTGAGTTTCACAAGATTTTTAAcaaacttttttcaaaataataaattggtAGACGCTAAAGTTGTTGTGTCGTACGGTCCTTGCCAATTCCCTACGTTGGGATTTGTAGTAGATCGAGATGATAGGATAGAAAAATTTGTTCCAGAAAATTTTTGGTATTTAGAAATATCTATAAAAAGGGATAACACTGATGGTGGTCAAATTAAACTCCAATGGAAAAGGGGCCATTTATTTGATAGACTAATTGTATATACCATATACGAGCATTGTGTAGAAACAGGTGGAGCTACGGCCAAAGTAACCAATATTGTATCTAAGCCAACCTCTAAATATAGACCTTTACCATTAACTACAGTAGagttacaaaaaaattgtgcaaaatttttcaaaatgaGCGCTAAAAGATCATTAGATGCTGCAGAATACCTCTATCAAAAGGGGTTTTTGTCTTATCCTAGAACAGAAACAGATATTTTCCCTCAAACTATGGACTTAAAAGCACTAGttgaacaacaaaaaaatgatgtGAGGTTTAGAAATTATGCTTCTAACCTTTTGTCAGAGGATTATGAAACTTCCACTGGAAATAAGTTTTCTTGGCCTAGACAAGGTTCACATGATGATAAGGCGCATCCGCCCATTCATCCCATTGCCAGTTGTAGCACGGAGAATTTAACGGCTGATCAAAAAACGGTTTATGAATATGTAACAAGACACTTCTTAGCATGCTGTTCTCAAGATGCCAAGGGTCATCAGACTTCCATTGAAGTTCAATGGGCCACTGAATTTTTTAAGACAACTGGGATAACTGTTCTAGCTAGAAACTTTTTAGAAATATACCCGTATATCAGTTGGAAAAGTACCGCGGAATTACCAGAATTACATATGGGTGATACCGTTGATTTATTAGATACAGATATGAAATCTGGATCCACATCTGCGCCTCAACCAATGACAGAGAGTGAgctaattttattaatggaTGCAAATGGAATTGGTACTGATGCCACTATTGCGGAtcatattgaaaaaattaagggGCGGGAATATATTAGACCTGAAAAGTCTGGTAAACAAACCTATCTAAGGTCCACCAAATTAGGGAAAGCTTTAGTTCATGGTTTTGAAGAGATAGGATTGGAGGATTCCTTTGCTAAACCATTTTTACGAAGAGAAATGGAGAATGATTTGAAACTAATATGTTCCGGTAATAAGTTTAAAAGAGCTGTTGTTCAGGATATGGTAGAGCGGTATTTAAATTACTATAATATAACacagataaataaaagaacgTTATTGAGTGTATTTAACAGATTCAATGGTTGA